Proteins from a genomic interval of Desulfofustis limnaeus:
- a CDS encoding HDOD domain-containing protein has product MNEQRVAILNQLEALPALPATVSRVLQVTGDPDSSAHDLMVAILPDQVMCATILKLANSAFFGMPRQVNSVEKAITVLGYNEIRNIVVGKAVFTSCQSMCRNNRDAVNRFWDHSFHCGLAAKIIADELRLSASELFIAGLIHDIGKLIILVALGGGHADILVLADPTDFSRYLRESDTYAIGHDEIAVRLFNRWLFPRSLINAVGYHHRPQESPFNQVAPIIVQVADLLSLAHLNPQGPSAKDIYTVIEDFLPELKALWKNNGLDWSLNDFVRWQDALAISSDRDRAILSIMAS; this is encoded by the coding sequence ATGAATGAACAGCGCGTCGCCATTCTTAACCAATTGGAAGCCTTGCCGGCACTGCCAGCGACGGTGAGTCGAGTCTTGCAGGTGACCGGCGACCCGGACAGTTCCGCCCACGACCTGATGGTGGCCATCCTCCCCGACCAGGTCATGTGCGCCACCATTCTCAAGCTCGCCAATTCCGCTTTTTTCGGCATGCCGAGGCAGGTGAACAGTGTGGAAAAAGCGATCACGGTGCTTGGCTACAACGAAATACGCAACATTGTCGTCGGCAAAGCGGTCTTCACCTCTTGTCAATCCATGTGCCGCAACAATCGGGATGCGGTCAACCGCTTTTGGGACCACTCGTTTCATTGTGGTCTGGCGGCGAAGATCATTGCCGATGAGTTACGCCTGTCAGCCTCAGAATTGTTTATCGCCGGCTTGATTCACGACATCGGCAAGCTCATCATCCTGGTCGCTCTGGGTGGCGGCCACGCCGATATCCTGGTTCTTGCCGATCCAACCGATTTTTCGCGCTATCTTCGGGAAAGCGATACCTATGCGATCGGGCACGACGAAATCGCCGTTCGCCTGTTCAACCGCTGGCTCTTTCCCCGCTCCTTGATCAATGCCGTCGGCTATCACCACCGTCCGCAGGAATCTCCATTCAATCAAGTAGCACCGATCATCGTCCAAGTGGCCGATCTCCTCTCCCTGGCTCATCTCAACCCACAAGGTCCCAGCGCCAAGGATATTTACACCGTTATCGAAGATTTTCTCCCGGAACTCAAAGCCCTGTGGAAAAACAACGGACTTGACTGGTCCCTGAACGACTTTGTCCGTTGGCAGGATGCACTCGCCATTAGCAGCGATCGGGATCGAGCCATCCTCTCCATCATGGCATCATAA
- the dnaG gene encoding DNA primase, with the protein MDSWEEIKAAVKQQSDIVQIVGEHVDLKRSGVRYLGLCPFHQEKTPSFSVHPGQQFYYCFGCGAAGDVFNFVMEYNHVEFREALKVLADRLHISLPQQQQSDWEIEQERQRQALFAVSDKAAHLYHRFLLQAPEAQSARRYLQQRGISPAVIERYRLGYAPSIEDAGWNFLGYQLDQAEREAAVEAGLLATKEQGRVYDRFRDRIMCPICDSRGRVAGFGGRILGDGNPKYLNSPESRIYHKSNLLFGLFQQLDEIRKQRRVTVVEGNFDLLSLVNHGYQSVVAPLGTALTKEQLRLVKAMVDEVVLLFDGDSAGSKAAERAVPLFLAERISAKVALLPAGEDPDSFIRKHGREELEKVVAQAEPLPEFALNCMIRRHGMSLDGKTRIVEELQPLLAAADSTLQRSVMAAHFAGVLGIDAEQLQRALAMPGRAVVDSSGQAPAVSKREQAAQLSGGLRDLISFMVFHPQRLPELVDVGAEELVAGSIGEIILIQLQQLRAARGDGLQPEELLSALPEGEERSLVASLLSGGDTGKRFMMVASETGEDSLDDVMQWVRRCILKKRSDDLMNSIIDAEKANDMRTIIELQRQKVVVDTELKAL; encoded by the coding sequence ATGGATAGCTGGGAAGAAATAAAAGCGGCGGTGAAGCAGCAGTCCGATATCGTGCAGATTGTTGGTGAGCATGTTGATCTGAAGCGAAGCGGCGTGCGTTACCTGGGGCTGTGCCCCTTTCATCAGGAAAAGACCCCGTCCTTCTCGGTTCACCCGGGTCAGCAGTTTTATTATTGTTTCGGCTGTGGGGCCGCCGGTGACGTTTTCAACTTCGTCATGGAATACAACCATGTGGAGTTTAGAGAAGCGCTGAAAGTGCTGGCCGATCGGTTACATATCAGTCTTCCGCAACAGCAGCAGTCGGACTGGGAGATCGAACAGGAACGCCAGCGGCAGGCATTGTTTGCGGTCAGCGACAAGGCCGCACATCTCTATCATCGTTTTCTGCTTCAGGCTCCCGAAGCTCAATCGGCCCGCCGTTATTTGCAGCAGCGAGGAATCAGCCCGGCGGTCATTGAGCGGTATCGGTTGGGGTATGCACCTTCGATCGAAGATGCCGGCTGGAATTTCCTCGGCTATCAACTCGATCAGGCAGAACGTGAAGCGGCCGTGGAGGCCGGCTTGCTGGCAACCAAGGAGCAGGGGCGAGTCTACGATCGTTTCCGTGATCGAATCATGTGTCCGATCTGTGATTCCCGTGGTCGGGTGGCAGGATTCGGCGGGCGGATCCTCGGAGATGGAAACCCGAAATATCTCAACTCTCCGGAAAGCCGGATTTACCATAAAAGCAACCTGCTGTTCGGTTTGTTCCAACAACTCGACGAGATCCGGAAACAGCGCCGGGTCACCGTGGTGGAGGGCAATTTCGATCTGCTGTCTCTGGTGAACCATGGGTATCAGTCCGTGGTTGCTCCGCTGGGAACGGCCTTGACCAAAGAGCAGCTCCGTCTGGTTAAGGCAATGGTCGATGAAGTGGTTTTGCTTTTTGACGGTGACAGCGCCGGAAGCAAAGCGGCAGAGCGAGCTGTGCCGCTGTTTTTGGCCGAACGGATCAGCGCCAAGGTGGCGCTACTCCCGGCAGGAGAGGACCCGGACAGCTTCATCCGAAAGCACGGCCGCGAGGAGTTGGAGAAAGTCGTAGCGCAGGCTGAACCGTTGCCTGAGTTTGCCCTTAACTGCATGATACGGCGGCATGGCATGAGCCTGGACGGCAAGACGAGAATCGTGGAAGAGCTCCAACCGCTTCTGGCGGCTGCCGATTCGACTTTGCAACGATCGGTCATGGCCGCCCACTTTGCCGGGGTGCTGGGCATCGATGCCGAGCAATTACAGCGTGCGCTGGCGATGCCTGGCAGGGCGGTGGTGGATTCATCCGGGCAGGCGCCGGCGGTGTCGAAACGAGAGCAGGCCGCTCAACTGAGCGGCGGACTGCGCGACTTGATCTCGTTTATGGTCTTTCACCCTCAACGATTGCCTGAACTAGTGGACGTCGGCGCTGAGGAATTGGTGGCCGGCAGCATCGGTGAGATTATTTTGATCCAATTGCAGCAGTTGCGTGCGGCACGAGGAGATGGATTGCAGCCGGAGGAGTTACTGTCGGCATTGCCCGAAGGCGAAGAGCGATCGTTGGTGGCATCGTTGTTGAGCGGAGGAGATACCGGCAAACGCTTCATGATGGTTGCTTCCGAAACAGGTGAAGACAGCCTGGACGATGTCATGCAGTGGGTGCGGCGTTGCATTCTCAAAAAACGTTCCGATGACTTGATGAATTCCATCATTGACGCTGAAAAAGCAAATGATATGAGAACGATAATCGAATTGCAGCGGCAAAAAGTGGTCGTTGATACCGAATTGAAGGCTCTGTAG
- a CDS encoding bifunctional diguanylate cyclase/phosphohydrolase has protein sequence MTDQQKGKVLLVSAADNQEEINEALSALGFQVFVVQKAAAVQGHCRSHDFECIILLHPPDNPWSAIRPDTDFPENIPLLLAGGRGPATVGTPGPIIFHAEPTAEAVVAYMPLLQRIRSLFREKEDRERHVNDLEQTLRQQQQSMKQHSDFLDVLASRDGLTGLYNRRHLNKVLAREFSYHLEHGSDLSLLLLDLDFFDELNKKAGRAYGDFVLNDFAARLTSMTTPKGVCFRFSGEVFVALLPETSLAEAVTMAEKIRNSLEGKAFVRGTQRYRLTLSVGIASLMEHRPEDDDQLITFAEQALFAAKAEGRNRVAVYQPARPIPGDGSSSRQTMAHVKETVAKILDKTRKSAIESLQLLAKEIAGQENQAHIKMVRRYVELIGHQMNMPESLIRTFKNASTLQTSIRLLLHNEMIRKRQEFSSDERELMNDFPYKLLELTELFDFFAGERAILLHHAERYDGYGSPEGLKGEEIPFGARLFALVDALAAMNSDRPHRKRLSPEGVVQQLVNGAGSQFDPDLVLRTLEVMKLHHLMDVAPEMINGAIQTIQAKKSSTPS, from the coding sequence ATGACCGACCAACAAAAAGGGAAAGTGCTGCTTGTCTCTGCCGCCGACAACCAGGAAGAGATAAACGAAGCCCTGTCAGCACTGGGCTTTCAGGTGTTTGTTGTGCAGAAAGCCGCCGCCGTCCAAGGTCATTGCCGTTCTCATGATTTCGAATGCATAATCCTGCTGCACCCACCGGACAATCCCTGGTCGGCCATCAGACCAGATACTGATTTTCCGGAGAATATACCGCTTCTTCTGGCAGGAGGCAGAGGACCCGCCACCGTCGGCACCCCGGGCCCGATCATCTTCCACGCCGAACCAACAGCCGAAGCCGTGGTCGCATACATGCCCCTGCTCCAGCGTATCCGTTCACTTTTCCGGGAAAAAGAAGATCGTGAACGACACGTAAACGACTTGGAGCAGACCCTTCGGCAGCAGCAGCAGTCGATGAAACAGCATAGTGACTTTCTCGATGTGCTTGCCTCGCGTGACGGCCTCACCGGTCTTTATAATCGCCGGCACCTCAACAAAGTACTCGCCCGTGAGTTCTCTTACCATCTGGAGCACGGCAGCGATCTGTCCCTGCTTCTTTTGGATCTCGACTTCTTCGATGAATTAAACAAAAAGGCCGGTCGAGCTTACGGCGATTTTGTCCTCAACGACTTTGCCGCCCGTCTCACCTCCATGACCACCCCGAAGGGGGTCTGCTTTCGCTTCAGCGGGGAGGTTTTTGTTGCTCTGCTGCCCGAGACCTCTCTGGCTGAGGCTGTCACCATGGCGGAGAAGATCAGGAACAGCCTGGAAGGCAAGGCCTTTGTCAGAGGAACGCAACGCTATCGGCTGACCCTCTCCGTAGGGATCGCATCCCTGATGGAGCACCGACCAGAAGACGACGATCAACTCATCACTTTTGCCGAACAGGCCCTGTTTGCGGCCAAGGCCGAGGGACGCAACCGCGTGGCGGTGTACCAACCTGCACGGCCGATACCCGGCGATGGCAGCTCGTCCCGGCAGACCATGGCGCACGTCAAGGAAACAGTGGCCAAGATTCTCGACAAGACACGAAAATCAGCCATAGAGTCCTTGCAGTTATTGGCAAAAGAGATTGCCGGACAAGAAAACCAGGCCCACATCAAAATGGTTCGTCGCTATGTCGAGTTGATCGGTCACCAGATGAACATGCCGGAATCGCTGATCCGAACTTTCAAGAATGCCAGCACGCTGCAGACCTCAATCAGGTTGCTGCTGCACAACGAGATGATCAGAAAACGGCAGGAGTTCTCCAGTGATGAGCGGGAATTAATGAACGATTTTCCTTACAAGTTACTGGAGCTAACCGAGCTTTTCGACTTCTTTGCCGGTGAACGGGCCATTCTTCTCCATCACGCCGAACGTTACGATGGATACGGCTCCCCCGAAGGGCTCAAGGGAGAAGAGATTCCGTTCGGGGCTCGGTTGTTTGCCTTGGTTGACGCCTTGGCGGCGATGAACAGCGATCGACCCCACCGAAAACGATTGTCACCGGAGGGTGTCGTGCAGCAATTGGTCAACGGTGCCGGCTCTCAATTTGATCCGGATCTGGTCTTACGGACATTGGAAGTCATGAAACTGCATCACCTTATGGATGTCGCCCCGGAGATGATCAATGGCGCAATCCAAACCATTCAAGCAAAAAAATCCAGCACCCCATCATGA